DNA from Candidatus Binataceae bacterium:
AAAGCAACAGCGCCCTCGTCGCACGAACCGCCGACGTCAGCGACGGAGTCTGGAACCGGATGATCGCGGTCGGGCTGACCGCGGTCTTCCAGGGGATGAAGCGTGCAATTCCGGTAATGCGCAAGCAGGGCGGCGGCGCCATCGTGAATACCGCTTCGATTTCGGGTCAACGCGGCGATTACGGAATCGTCGCCTACAATGCCGCGAAGGCCGGCGTGATCAATCTCACGCGGGTCGCCGCGATCGAGTATGCCGCCCAGGGCGTCCGCGTAAATTGTGTTTGCCCAGGGGCGATCGATACTCCCCTGCTGGCCGACGCTCTGACGGTTCCCGCCGCACGCGCGAAGTTTAACGAAGTAATTCCGATCGGGCGGCTCGGTCGACCCGAAGAAATCGCGAATGTTGTACTTTTTCTCGGTTCCGACCTGGCTTCGTTCGTAACCGGCGCCGCCTTCGTCGCCGACGGCGGTCAGACCGCCAAGACCGGCAGCCCCTCGTTCCTGCCCGAGTGATTGCGGGGTACCGAGCACAACGGCAGCCTTGCTCCGAGCGGATTAAGATGCGATATAGACATTAGCCTGCTACGTCCCTCGTATAAGGAGGCG
Protein-coding regions in this window:
- a CDS encoding SDR family oxidoreductase, which translates into the protein MDFSGKAGLVTGAGSGIGRATAIGFARRGGAIAVVDINGVNAEKVANEITTAGGRAIAIVADVTRAADLDVMISQTVKSFGRLDFVHNNAFGMPPVQSNSALVARTADVSDGVWNRMIAVGLTAVFQGMKRAIPVMRKQGGGAIVNTASISGQRGDYGIVAYNAAKAGVINLTRVAAIEYAAQGVRVNCVCPGAIDTPLLADALTVPAARAKFNEVIPIGRLGRPEEIANVVLFLGSDLASFVTGAAFVADGGQTAKTGSPSFLPE